The Syngnathus acus chromosome 3, fSynAcu1.2, whole genome shotgun sequence genome includes a window with the following:
- the lrp4 gene encoding low-density lipoprotein receptor-related protein 4 isoform X3 encodes MQPGAVLWVAVTTSLLSLSAGVEGSAECSCGRNHFTCAVSAFGECTCIPAQWQCDGDNDCGDHSDEDGCMLPTCSPLDFHCDNGKCIRRSWVCDGDNDCEDDSDEQDCPPRECEEDEFQCQNGYCIRSLWHCDGDNDCGDNSDEQCDMRKCSDKEFRCTDGSCIAEHWYCDGDTDCKDGSDEANCPSDVMAATCSVEEFQCAYGRCILDIYHCDGDDDCGDWSDESDCSSHQPCRSVEFMCSSGMCINAGWRCDGEFDCDDQSDELNCTTSMCTADQFRCGTGRCVRLSWRCDGEDDCSDRSDEEGCEKAETSPCAPDQFQCGNGRCIGQRKVCNEVNDCEDGTDELPHHECRPRSSDGNCNQNNGGCSQKCQMVRGLVQCTCHTGYRLMDDGRSCQDVDECAEEGYCSQGCTNVEGGFQCWCVQGYELRPDKRSCKALGPEPVLLFANRIDIRQVLPHRSEYTLLLNNLENAIALDFHHSQELVFWSDVTLDRIMKANLNGSNVEEVVSTGLESPGGLAIDWIHNKLYWTDSGTSRIEVANLDGTHRKVLLWQNMEKPRAIALHPIEGKIYWTDWGNTPRIEYANMDGSNRRVIADTHLFWPNGLTIDYAGHRMYWVDAKHHVIERADLDGRNRKAVINQGLPHPFAITVFEDSLYWTDWHTKSINSANKFTGKNQEIIRNKLHFPMDIHTLHPQRQPEGGKNRCGANNGGCSHLCLPGNKTYTCACPTGFKKVDYSNCANSLDKFLLFARRTDIRRISFDTEDMSDDVIPLADVRNAVALDWDAKDGYIYWTDVTTDSINRALWNGSKQEVVVDTSLESPAGLAIDWVTNKLYWTDAGTDRIEVSNSDGSMRTVLIWENLDRPRDIVVDPIGGFMYWTDWGANPKIERAGMDSSSRVVIISSNLTWPNGLAIDYETKRLYWADAGMKTIEYGNFDGSERQVLIGSQLPHPFGLTVHEDMLYWTDWQSKSIQSANKLTGLGRHTLAENLENLMDIHMFQRHRETVHNPCAVNNGGCSHLCLLAPAPKAYSCSCPTGINLQANGKTCMPGMNSFLIFARRTDIRMVSLDIPYFADVVLAVNTSMKNTIAIGVEPQDGKVYWSDSTLKRISRANINGSAHEDIISSGLMTTDGLAVDAVGRKIYWTDTGTNRIEVANLDGSMRKVLVWQNLDSPRAIALYHEMGYMYWSDWGEHAKLERSAMDGSDRVILINNNLGWPNGLAIDMAGSQLLWADAHTERIEAADLNGQNRHTLVTPVQHPYGLTLLGSHIYWTDWQSRSIQRADKISGDNTITVRSNLPGLMDIQAVDRERPLGFNKCSRKNGGCTHLCLPRPNGTSCACPTGILLKGDGRSCDNSPETFLVFSNRVSVRRISLDTNDHTDVHVPIPELHNVISLDYDSVDGKLYYTDVTLDVIRRSNLDGTGMETVISQGLKTTDGLAVDWVARNMYWTDTGRNTIEVARIDGTSRKVLVNNSLDEPRAIAVFPSKGFLFWTDWGHIAKIERSHLDGTDRKVLINTDLGWPNGLTLDYDTRRIFWVDAHLDRIESSDLNGKLRQILVSPVSHPFALTQLKPVSSPLTPFSRLSQQDRWIYWTDWQTKSIQRVDKHTGRNKETVLANVEGLMDIIVVSPNRQTGTNLCGVNNGGCTHLCFAKTNTFVCACPDEPDGRPCSTIAGYIPTSPSRESSSTPVPNKIPKTSTETSQREPSLINCTNKNPNVDGCLQSNVVTAPHGEGLHVSYVIGGVLTILAILILIIALIIYRHKKSKFAEPGVSNLTYSNPSYRTSTQEVKIEASQKPPIYNQLRYKKELSHPYNSLSPFIF; translated from the exons GAGTTGAGGGCAGTGCTGAGTGTTCCTGTGGGAGGAACCACTTCACGTGTGCCGTCAGTGCGTTCGGCGAGTGCACCTGCATTCCGGCTCAGTGGCAGTGCGACGGAGACAACGACTGCGGGGACCATAGTGATGAGGATGGATGTA tgCTTCCCACCTGCTCGCCACTGGACTTCCACTGCGACAACGGCAAATGCATCCGACGTTCGTGGGTCTGCGACGGCGACAACGACTGCGAGGATGACTCGGATGAGCAGGACTGTC CTCCTCGAGAATGCGAGGAAGATGAGTTTCAATGCCAAAACGGTTACTGCATCCGCAGCCTCTGGCACTGCGATGGAGACAACGACTGCGGGGACAACAGTGACGAACAGTGCG ACATGCGCAAATGTTCAGACAAGGAATTTCGCTGCACTGACGGCAGCTGCATTGCTGAACACTGGTACTGCGACGGGGACACGGACTGCAAGGACGGGTCTGACGAGGCAAATTGTC CCTCAGATGTGATGGCGGCCACCTGCAGCGTTGAAGAGTTCCAGTGCGCATATGGCCGCTGCATCCTGGACATCTACCACTGTGACGGAGATGACGACTGTGGAGACTGGTCGGATGAGTCGGATTGCT CGTCCCACCAGCCATGCAGGTCGGTCGAATTCATGTGCAGCAGCGGGATGTGCATCAACGCGGGCTGGAGGTGCGACGGCGAGTTCGACTGTGACGATCAATCCGATGAGCTGAATTGCA CCACGTCCATGTGCACAGCTGACCAGTTCCGGTGCGGAACAGGACGCTGTGTCCGGTTGTCATGGCGATGTGACGGCGAAGACGACTGTTCAGACCGCAGTGACGAAGAGGGTTGTGAAAAAGCTG AGACGTCACCTTGTGCCCCGGACCAGTTCCAGTGCGGGAATGGGCGCTGTATCGGCCAGAGGAAGGTGTGCAACGAGGTCAATGACTGTGAAGATGGGACGGATGAACTTCCACATCATGAATGTC GTCCACGCTCCAGTGACGGCAACTGCAACCAGAATAACGGCGGGTGCTCCCAGAAGTGTCAAATGGTCCGAGGACTGGTCCAGTGCACCTGTCACACCGGATACCGACTGATGGATGACGGAAGATCCTGCCAgg ATGTGGACGAGTGTGCCGAAGAAGGCTACTGCAGCCAGGGCTGCACCAACGTCGAGGGCGGCTTCCAGTGCTGGTGCGTTCAAGGCTATGAACTGCGGCCTGACAAGCGGAGCTGCAAGGCGCTGG GTCCAGAGCCGGTGCTGTTGTTTGCCAATCGAATCGATATCCGTCAGGTCCTGCCTCACCGCTCCGAGTACACGCTGCTACTCAACAACCTTGAGAATGCCATCGCTCTGGATTTTCATCACAGCCAAGAGCTGGTTTTCTGGTCGGACGTGACGCTGGACCGCATCATGAAAGCCAACCTCAACGGCTCCAATGTGGAAGAGGTCGTCTCAACGGGCCTGGAGAGCCCAG GCGGGCTGGCTATTGATTGGATCCACAACAAATTGTACTGGACAGACTCCGGCACATCCCGCATCGAGGTGGCCAACCTGGATGGGACTCATCGCAAGGTGTTACTGTGGCAGAACATGGAGAAGCCCCGGGCCATTGCGCTGCACCCTATAGAGGG TAAGATCTACTGGACCGACTGGGGCAACACCCCTCGCATCGAGTACGCCAATATGGACGGCTCCAATCGCCGAGTCATCGCCGACACTCACTTGTTCTGGCCGAACGGCCTGACGATCGACTACGCCGGCCACCGCATGTACTGGGTGGACGCCAAGCACCATGTCATCGAAAGAGCCGACCTGGACGGACGCAATCGTAAAGCTGTCATCAACCAAG GCCTGCCTCACCCGTTTGCCATCACTGTGTTTGAGGACAGTCTCTACTGGACTGACTGGCACACCAAGAGCATCAACAGCGCCAATAAATTTACTGGCAAGAATCAGGAGATTATTCGGAACAAACTGCACTTCCCCATGGATATCCACACTTTGCACCCACAGAGGCAACCTGAAG GGGGAAAGAACCGCTGCGGTGCTAACAATGGAGGTTGCAGCCACTTGTGTCTCCCTGGCAACAAGACTTACACCTGCGCTTGCCCAActggttttaaaaaagtgGACTACAGCAACTGCGCTAACA GTCTTGACAAGTTCCTGCTTTTTGCCCGAAGGACGGACATCCGACGAATCAGCTTTGACACAGAGGATATGTCAGATGATGTCATCCCTCTGGCTGACGTGCGCAACGCTGTGGCACTGGACTGGGATGCCAAAGATGGCTACATCTACTGGACGGATGTTACCACTGACTCCATCAACAGAGCCCTTTGGAATGGCAGCAAGCAGGAG gttgtGGTGGACACCAGTCTGGAGAGTCCAGCAGGTTTGGCTATTGATTGGGTGACCAACAAACTCTACTGGACTGATGCTG gCACAGATCGCATTGAAGTTTCTAATTCCGATGGGAGCATGCGGACTGTCCTCATATGGGAGAACCTTGACCGACCCAGGGATATTGTTGTGGACCCTATTGGAGG ttTCATGTACTGGACTGACTGGGGCGCCAACCCAAAGATTGAGCGTGCAGGGATGGACTCGTCGAGTCGTGTAGTCATCATCTCTTCCAACTTGACATGGCCCAACGGACTTGCCATTGACTACGAGACTAAACGGCTGTACTGGGCCGATGCCGGCATGAAGACAATTGAATATGGGAACTTTGATGGTTCGGAACGACAG GTTCTGATTGGCAGTCAGCTGCCTCACCCCTTTGGCCTCACCGTACACGAAGACATGCTGTACTGGACTGACTGGCAGTCCAAGAGCATCCAGAGTGCTAACAAACTGACCGGCCTGGGTCGGCACACACTTGCGGAAAACCTGGAGAACCTCATGGATATCCACATGTTCCAGAGACACCGTGAAACCG TACACAACCCATGTGCGGTGAATAATGGAGGTTGTAGTCATCTCTGCCTGTTGGCTCCTGCTCCCAAAGCCTACAGTTGTTCTTGTCCCACTGGCATCAACCTTCAAGCAAATGGAAAGACTTGCATGCCTG gaATGAACAGCTTCCTGATCTTTGCACGGCGAACGGACATTAGAATGGTGTCTTTGGACATTCCCTATTTCGCCGACGTGGTTCTCGCCGTCAACACGTCCATGAAAAACACGATTGCTATCGGAGTGGAACCGCAAGACG GCAAGGTGTACTGGTCGGACAGCACACTTAAAAGAATCAGCAGAGCCAACATCAATGGAAGCGCTCATGAAGACATCATTTCTTCAG GACTGATGACAACTGACGGTCTGGCAGTCGATGCAGTCGGCCGGAAAATTTACTGGACCGATACAGGAACCAACCGGATAGAAGTTGCTAATCTGGATGGCTCCATGAGAAAAGTTCTGGTGTGGCAGAACCTGGACAGCCCTCGTGCCATTGCTCTTTACCATGAGATGGG TTATATGTACTGGTCGGACTGGGGCGAACATGCTAAGCTGGAGCGCTCAGCAATGGATGGTTCTGATCGAGTGATCCTCATCAATAACAACCTGGGATGGCCCAATGGTCTTGCCATAGACATGGCCGGCTCGCAGTTGTTGTGGGCTGATGCTCATACTGAG CGCATCGAAGCTGCCGATCTGAACGGTCAGAACCGCCACACCCTCGTGACGCCAGTCCAGCACCCGTACGGTTTAACCCTCTTAGGCTCTCACATCTATTGGACTGACTGGCAGAGCCGCAGCATCCAGCGGGCAGACAAGATCTCCGGCGATAACACTATCACTGTTCGTTCCAACCTGCCTGGTCTAATGGACATTCAGGCTGTGGACAGAGAGAGACCTCTGG GATTCAACAAGTGTAGCAGGAAGAACGGAGGCTGCACTCACTTGTGCCTCCCTCGTCCCAATGGCACCTCCTGCGCTTGTCCCACCGGCATCCTGCTCAAGGGAGATGGCAGATCGTGTGACAACTCCCCCGAAACCTTTCTGGTCTTCTCCAACCGTGTCAGCGTGCGAAGAATCTCCTTGGACACTAACGATCACACGGACGTGCATGTACCCATCCCCGAGCTACACAATGTCATTTCGCTAGACTACGACAGTGTGGATGGGAAACTCTACTACACCGACGTCACCTTGGACGTGATAAG ACGTTCAAACCTGGATGGTACCGGCATGGAGACTGTCATCAGCCAGGGACTAAAGACCACAGATGGGCTGGCTGTGGACTGGGTGGCCAGAAACATGTACTGGACCGACACAGGACGAAATACCATCGAGGTGGCGCGCATTGATGGAACCAGCCGCAAAGTGCTAGTCAACAACAGTTTGGATGAACCCAGAGCCATTGCCGTGTTCCCGAGCAAAGG GTTCCTATTCTGGACCGATTGGGGTCATATCGCAAAGATCGAGCGATCCCACCTGGATGGCACAGATCGCAAAGTCCTGATCAATACTGACCTTGGTTGGCCCAATGGACTTACTCTGGACTACGACACACGGAG GATCTTTTGGGTTGATGCCCACTTGGACCGGATCGAGAGTTCTGACCTGAACGGAAAATTGCGTCAGATCCTCGTTAGCCCAGTTTCCCACCCCTTCGCCCTCACCCag TTGAAGCCGGTGTCCTCCCCTCTAACCCCTTTCTCCCGACTCTCGCAGCAAGACCGTTGGATCTATTGGACTGATTGGCAGACTAAGTCCATCCAGCGGGTGGACAAACACACGGGCCGTAACAAGGAAACTGTGCTGGCCAATGTTGAGGGTCTCATGGACATTATAGTGGTATCACCTAACAGGCAGACGG GTACCAACCTCTGCGGGGTAAACAATGGAGGCTGCACTCATCTATGCTTTGCCAAGACCAACACTTTTGTCTGCGCATGCCCAGACGAACCAGACGGACGTCCTTGCTCCACTA TCGCAGGCTACATCCCAACTTCTCCCAGCAGAGAATCCAGCAGCACCCCAGTTCCTAATAAGATCCCCAAAACTTCAACTGAGACCTCCCAAAGAGAACCCTCACTGATCAA CTGCACTAACAAGAACCCGAATGTAGATGGCTGCTTACAGAGTAACGTGGTCACTGCTCCACATG GTGAAGGACTTCACGTCAGCTATGTGATTGGAGGCGTTTTGACCATACTGGCCATTCTCATTCTTATCATTGCTTTGATTATTTACCG TCACAAAAAGTCCAAGTTTGCCGAGCCAGGGGTCAGCAACCTGACCTATAGTAACCCTTCCTACCGGACCTCCACACAAGAGGTCAAGATCGAGGCCTCGCAGAAGCCTCCCATATATAATCAACTTCGATATAAGAAAGAG CTCTCTCACCCCTACAACTCCCTCTCCCCCTTTATCTTTTGA